The sequence CTGGTTGACGCCCTTCAGGTTGTACTCGACCGGATCCTCCGCCGTCATGATGTTCACGTCGGGCGAGTTGATGGTGTGGATGGCGGAGTAAAGCGTCGTCGTCTTGCCGGAGCCGGTGGGCCCCGTGATCAGGATCATGCCGTAGGGCTGATGGATGGCACGTGTGAACTGCTCGAGGCCCCACGGATCGAAGCCCAGCATGGCGAGATCAAGCTGGAGCGAGTCCTTGTCGAGGATTCGCATGACGGTCTTCTCGCCGAAGATCGTCGGCAGGGTGGACACCCGGAAGTCGATCTCGCGCTGGTTGTAGCGGAGCTTGATGCGGCCGTCCTGGGGCAGCCGCCGCTCGGCGATGTCCAGGCTCGACATGATCTTCACGCGGGAGGTCAGGGCGGCCTCGAGGCGCTTGGGCGGAGTCATGATCTCGTGCAGCACGCCGTCGATCCGGAAGCGCACCCGGAACACCTTCTCGTAGGGCTCGAGATGGATGTCGGAGGCCCCGCGGCGGATCGCATCGACCAGGATCATGTTCACCAGCCGGACGACCGGAGGCTCGTCCGCCGACTCCTTCAACTCGAAGATGTCGGCTTTCGCCCAGTTCTCGTCTTCGCCCTCGACGACCTCGACGTCGGCGAGCGCGGAGTCCATCTCGGTGATGACGTCGGCGAGGCCGCCGGTCTGCGCCTCGTAGAGCCGATCGATGGCCTTGCGGATGGCGCCCTGCGAGGCCACCACTGGCACGACCTGAAGGTTCGTCATGAACCCGACGTCGTCCACCGCGAACACGTTGGTCGGGTCGGCCATGGCGAGGGTGAGCTGATTCCCCGCCCGCTTGATTGGCAGTACCTCATACTTCCGGGCGATCTGCGCGGGGACGAGCTTGACCACCTCGGCATCCACGTCGAGCTGGGTGAGCGTGATGGACGGGATGCCGTACTGCTTGGAGAGGAAGTCGATCAGCTGGTCTTCGTTGATGAAATCCAGTCGGACGAGGATGGAGCCGAGCTTCTCGTTGCTACCCTTTTGGTCTGCGAGCGCTCGCTGGAGCTGCTCCTGGTTGATCAGGCCTTCCCTGACCAGGAGGTCTCCGAGGCGTCGGCTAACTGGCTGTCCGAGCTTCGCTTCGGCCATCGTGCGGTTGGGCTGAAAACGCCCGACCGCTCAACTATAACTCAGTCACCTTTTTCAACATATCGGTAAAAGGTTTCTGTGCCTCGGCCTGGTAAAGAATGAATTGGACCTTTTGTAAAGAGGACTTACCGCTCTTGAGATGCTCCGCGAGCGCGGTGAGCATCGCGTCAGCGCTGACCGCCGGAGAGATGCCTCCGACCCCGCTTCCCAGGGCTGGGAAGGCGATCGACGTCAGCCGATGCTTCTCGGCGAGGGCGAGGGTCGACCGGGTAGCCGCTCCGATCTTGGTGGGGTCGGTCTTGAGGTCGGGCCCCATCGTTGCCGCATGGATCACATGGGTCGCTGCCAGATTCCCGGCGACGGTGAGCACGGACTCGCCCACCTCCACCGGACCCTGACGCACTGCGTCTTCCTCGATGACCGTGCCACCCTTACGCTTGATAGCGCCGGCCACCCCCGTTCCCATCAGGAGCTGGGAGTTGGCCGCATTGACGATCGCGTCGACCTCCGCGTCCGTGATGTCGCCGAGCTGGACCGAAATGGTAGTGGTCCCGAGCTTGGCCTTCATCGCCCGCCCCCCGCGGCGCCGCCCGCCGGCGGTGTGTCCCGCTCCTCGCGGGCTTTTACCGTCTCCCAGGTTCGGTCCAGCTCCTCCAGGGATGCGTTGTCCAACGTCCGGCCCGCGGCGCTCATCTCGGACTCCACCTCTTTGAAGCGACGGGTGAACTTCTCGGCGGCCCTGCGCAAGCTGTCCTCGGCGTCCACTCCGAGGAGGCGAGCCACGTTCACGACGGAGAAGAGGAGGTCGCCCAGCTCTTCGCGCACGCGCTCCGCTTCGCCTGCGCTCGCGGCCTGATCGAGCTCGGCCATCTCCTCGCCGACCTTCGCCCATGCCTCCCGCCACGTCGGCCAATCGAATCCCACGCGGCCGGCCTTGACCTGCAGGCGCTGGGCCCGGAGCAGCGCGGGGAGGGAAGCGGGCACTCCATCGAGGGCCGATCGGGCCTTGCCCTCGCCGCGCTTGATCCGTTCCCACTGGGACAGCGCCTCGGCGGCGTCGGCGACCTGACCGCCCGCGAAGACGTGGGGATGCCGGCGGATCATCTTCTCGTTGAGGCGCGTGAGCAGGTCGGCCATCGTGAACTCGCCGGTCTCGCGGGCGAGCTGGGCGTGGAAGACGACTTGGAAGAGGACGTCGCCCAGCTCCTCCTGGATGTGCTCGCTCGAGCCGCCGTCGAGGGCCTCGAGGGCCTCGTAGGCTTCCTCGATCAGATATGGCTTGAGGGTGGCCCGCGTCTGCTCCCGGTCCCAGGGGCAACCGCCTTCCGATCTCAGGCGGGACATGATGGAGAGCAACGAGTCGAAGAGAGTGCCGGCGGAGTCAGGCATGGGGAGTCCTGGAAGCGCACCGTCATTATACACAGACCGCCCCGCCGCGTCCTTGAAGGCGAGGGGACCGCGTGCTAGCCTCGACCGCGTTCGCGGAGGCTCTCGGGGCGACGAGGAGCTCGGGAGGACGGTCATGGCGGAGGAGGAAAGCTTCAAGATCACCGACCGGCGGCATCGTGACGCCCCCGCCGATCCCCTGCCGCCGCCTCGGGCCGAGCCCGCCCCGCCGCCATCGCCTCCGCGCGCGGCGAGTGCGCCCCTGCCGCCCGAGGGCCGCGACTTGACGGGACCCGATCTCGCGAGCCTCTTCGTGATGTTCGCGAGCTCGGCCATGATCGCGCTGGGCGAAGCCCCAGATCCGATGAGCGGCGAGCGATCCATCGATCTCACCCAGGCGCGAGAGGCCGTCGACATCCTGCTGCTGCTGCGCGAGAAGACCGAGGGCAACCGCTCGGAGCAGGAGAATCACCTGCTCGAGGAGATCCTCTACGACCTGCAGATGCGCTTCGTTCGCGCGACGAAGGGCGGGAGCGGTTAGCCCCTACTGGGTGCGGATGATCGCCCGCCGCTCGTCGATCTGCACCGAATCGACGACGGCGGGGATTTGAAAGCGCAGCAGCCTCGAGCCGGTCTGCCCCAGCATGAGCCAGAGCAGCCATCTGCCGACCGGCTGCCTGCCGAGGGCGAACTCCGTCACGTCCAGGCGCGCGTAAGTGCGCCCGGTCTTGGAGCGCGGATGCTCGACGACGAAGCGTCCCCGGACAGTAACCCACACCGGCTGATCGAGCTTCTCGGCGGGCAGGTAACGCATGAACTGCGGGAAGGGCGGCCCCTGCAGAAGATGGCGCAGGACGGTCTGGCCCTTCACCTCGAGCTGGCC comes from Candidatus Methylomirabilota bacterium and encodes:
- a CDS encoding ATPase, T2SS/T4P/T4SS family produces the protein MAEAKLGQPVSRRLGDLLVREGLINQEQLQRALADQKGSNEKLGSILVRLDFINEDQLIDFLSKQYGIPSITLTQLDVDAEVVKLVPAQIARKYEVLPIKRAGNQLTLAMADPTNVFAVDDVGFMTNLQVVPVVASQGAIRKAIDRLYEAQTGGLADVITEMDSALADVEVVEGEDENWAKADIFELKESADEPPVVRLVNMILVDAIRRGASDIHLEPYEKVFRVRFRIDGVLHEIMTPPKRLEAALTSRVKIMSSLDIAERRLPQDGRIKLRYNQREIDFRVSTLPTIFGEKTVMRILDKDSLQLDLAMLGFDPWGLEQFTRAIHQPYGMILITGPTGSGKTTTLYSAIHTINSPDVNIMTAEDPVEYNLKGVNQ
- a CDS encoding DUF1844 domain-containing protein, translating into MAEEESFKITDRRHRDAPADPLPPPRAEPAPPPSPPRAASAPLPPEGRDLTGPDLASLFVMFASSAMIALGEAPDPMSGERSIDLTQAREAVDILLLLREKTEGNRSEQENHLLEEILYDLQMRFVRATKGGSG
- a CDS encoding macro domain-containing protein — encoded protein: MKAKLGTTTISVQLGDITDAEVDAIVNAANSQLLMGTGVAGAIKRKGGTVIEEDAVRQGPVEVGESVLTVAGNLAATHVIHAATMGPDLKTDPTKIGAATRSTLALAEKHRLTSIAFPALGSGVGGISPAVSADAMLTALAEHLKSGKSSLQKVQFILYQAEAQKPFTDMLKKVTEL
- the mazG gene encoding nucleoside triphosphate pyrophosphohydrolase, whose amino-acid sequence is MPDSAGTLFDSLLSIMSRLRSEGGCPWDREQTRATLKPYLIEEAYEALEALDGGSSEHIQEELGDVLFQVVFHAQLARETGEFTMADLLTRLNEKMIRRHPHVFAGGQVADAAEALSQWERIKRGEGKARSALDGVPASLPALLRAQRLQVKAGRVGFDWPTWREAWAKVGEEMAELDQAASAGEAERVREELGDLLFSVVNVARLLGVDAEDSLRRAAEKFTRRFKEVESEMSAAGRTLDNASLEELDRTWETVKAREERDTPPAGGAAGGGR